The Labeo rohita strain BAU-BD-2019 chromosome 14, IGBB_LRoh.1.0, whole genome shotgun sequence genomic interval CCCACAAAAACgctacttttattttatattacaaagacattttatttgacatctgcataaAAGACGGTTCTCATTTGGTCTATCATTCCCTAACAGCCGCcaatactttattataaaaatcCTGACCATTTAATGTCTTTAATAGGAATAAGCAATGGAaatgctgtcatcatttactcactttcatgtcaTTTTGAACCTGTTTGAAATTCTaatgtgaaacacaaaatgcatgcttttttgCAGAATTGTACTGATTTCCTCATGCATTTTCATTGAACAAGCACTGAAGCTTTAAAGCTTCAAAAAAGACACAATAATAGTATCACAAAATGATCCATATGACTCATGAACTTTATTCccaattttataaagctatacactgtcaaaaataaaaaacacaatttgttgagtcagcttaaaataatttgttaccctgctaccttaaaattttaagttcagtcaactaaaataagtttagtcaacttgaaatgttaagttgtactaagcaacaacttagatatttgtgtttgctaaactgctaaacagatgggtaagtaacccagctgccttaaaattttaagttgattcaactcaaatatctaagttgtcacttagcataatttaacatttcaagttgaataaactgtttttgagttgactgaacttaaaattttaaggcagccaggttacaaattattttaatttgactcaacaaattgtttttttacagtgtactataGCCAAAAAAAACTTCAAGACTTGAAAtgcccacactgtaaaaagttttcacaagtttcaacttaaaaactttagtttagcagctgccttaaaattttaatttaaatcaacttaaaactacacgtcatttcaactcactacaataaagtAGAGATGATTTAACTCTTAAtgatttagctgctaaacttaagtttttaagttgaaactggtgaaaactttcaGTGCAACAGAAGCTGCATTTATGATCTTTTAATGATACAATTAtatttctttgtctttttggaGCTTAAAAAAACTCTATTTACTGTAATTGCttgaaagaaaatacaattgttcAAACTGTATGGCAATGCAGCCTGACCTCAAGATTaaaaaaacgtacctgtgggaactttttcacaagacgtAAAATACCCAGCGCCATGTACGTGACATATGTGAAATATCGTTTTTGTTCGCGGTACATATGGTACGCTTTATGTGTTGTTGGTTTTGTGTCCATCGAATGGCGCTATAGCTCTAATGCTccgtgatgttttaaaataacgtaccaccTGCACTAAACCTACCAATAACATGAACAAAAGCTAATGTGACGTAACAacgcaatcgcaagcatgccgttttagcttgttttctgatctctttcagctctttcattgtgaggtgtgtttttcacaggattcgtacccaaggttTTCGCATTCTAAATCCAACTCTGTgctggctgagctaccgagcaggCTTGTTATGATCGAAATGCAAACATAtagagctgtaatcataactgtgtacaaaaatgaTTACAGGTGCTTAATTTTAAGTGataatttctgttggaaactgcactCATTGTTACGTATTTCGCGTCTTGTGATAAAGTttccacaggtatgttttcatcatgagacaAGGTAGCAAAAATCATACAGATggttagtaaatgatgacagaactttggTTTTTGGGTGACCCATTTAAACAACAGAGATACATAAACAGTACACAACAAACAGCAGATAAATTAacagtaaacattaaaaacagtagtCACTTTTCCAGAATGTGACACAAACCACAAACACAAATGAGTGCTGAATCATTCCTTCATGCCTCCTGAAAGTTCACTGTGGTGTTTCATTTCACAGATTTCCCCTTTGAGAAACAAGCTACCATGCGATTGACACTTGTGCAGCAAGTGTTGCAGTGCAGGCCTCCACTTTTCTCTTCGTTTTCCTCGGTTAGCGTATCCAGCGAGGCTTGACGACTGTTAAATGACGGTACAGCGGTGGCTGGTGTCCGGGCTGATGTTAGACACTGCGTCGGTTTTGACGGTGGTTTTGGATGAGCTGATCTGGGAGCGTAGCTCTTTGCGATGACACAGGCGATCGCGGTAGTTTTGGGCGAACACTAGTAGCATTAGGGGGTTGATGCAGCTGTGAGAGTAGCTTAGGCAGATGCTGATGTTGTACGCGTACACAAAGGCGCTGGTGGGCTGTTGGATGCTGAGGTTAATCACCTGGATGACGTGGTAGGGAGACCAGCAGACTAAGAACAGGGCGATCACCATTATGACTGTCTTTGTGGCCCGTTTGGCCCACACCGACTGCTTGCGTTTGACCCGCCGGATGGAGCGGAACACGTGGTATAGGGTGAGAGTGTAAAATGTGCTTATTATAATGAGGGGGACGATGAAACCCAGCGTGGACTGGTAGAGCGTGTACCAGTACATATCCTGAGGCCCATCCAGGTAAATCATACACATGTCCATGCTCTTTTTGGAAATGACTTTTGCGTATATCATAACTGGGATGCTCAGAAGGAAGCTGCCCACCCACACCAGAATGTTAATGACGATGGTCCACTGAAtggtcctcttttcagatgtaGGATGTACAATTGCAATGTAcctgaaaaagaaacaataaatcACATTATTCAAAGTAATGTCAACAGATGCTCTTTCAATAACACACTAATAACTCCTTTTTTTTAGTTACTCTGTATCAAATCTTCCAAaattgcttaaaggggtcattggatgccaattttccacaagttgatatgattctttagagtcttaatgaaaagtctataatatacttcggttaaaaattctcaatggtactGTAAAACAGCTCCCTTTTCACactttttacctcaaaatgagctctgcaaaaatcaacccattctgatggattgttcctttaaatgcaaatgagctctgctcgccccgcccctctcttctctctgtggagtgaccagCTGTGCTCTGAGAGACTGTTTACTCTAGCCGCATTTAGTGCATTTAGCCACGAatcttgctaactagcatgttattaggaaatgtgattgcagagattcataaaaaaacccttatacttacctctgctgtaagtgaa includes:
- the LOC127175856 gene encoding melanin-concentrating hormone receptor 2, translated to MNTSDILCDSEFANSSNSSCVNQTVPSYSIIDIATFMHIFPTIYGILCSVGVLANGLVIYAVASCKKKMVSDIYVLNLAIADLLFLLVMPFNIHQLVRDRQWVFGHFMCKAVVVVDVSNQFTTVGIVTVLCIDRYIAIVHPTSEKRTIQWTIVINILVWVGSFLLSIPVMIYAKVISKKSMDMCMIYLDGPQDMYWYTLYQSTLGFIVPLIIISTFYTLTLYHVFRSIRRVKRKQSVWAKRATKTVIMVIALFLVCWSPYHVIQVINLSIQQPTSAFVYAYNISICLSYSHSCINPLMLLVFAQNYRDRLCHRKELRSQISSSKTTVKTDAVSNISPDTSHRCTVI